From one Cucurbita pepo subsp. pepo cultivar mu-cu-16 chromosome LG17, ASM280686v2, whole genome shotgun sequence genomic stretch:
- the LOC111778824 gene encoding auxin-responsive protein SAUR71-like → MDFSREKVKNKGLILKTWERCKSFGRGRRTSPSSAGIKRFLTRKTKSWPRLEVISGEEDEDKEERRRSFRRKRRVAPEGCFTVYVGAERQRFVIRTEYANHPLFRSLLKEAEAEYGYNCQAPLSLPCDVESFYGVLMEMDDGAADVRCGCGHPTPKRIGS, encoded by the coding sequence ATGGATTTTAGTAGAGAGAAAGTGAAGAACAAGGGGCTGATCTTGAAAACCTGGGAGCGTTGCAAGTCGTTCGGCCGAGGGAGAAGAACTTCACCGTCCTCCGCCGGAATCAAACGATTCTTAACGAGAAAGACGAAATCGTGGCCACGCCTGGAGGTTATCTCCGGCGAAGAAGACGAGGACAAGGAGGAACGGCGGCGGAGCTTCCGACGGAAGCGGAGAGTGGCACCAGAAGGCTGTTTCACGGTGTACGTCGGAGCGGAGAGGCAGAGATTTGTGATCAGAACAGAGTATGCGAATCATCCTCTGTTCCGATCGTTGTTGAAGGAAGCGGAGGCGGAGTACGGATATAACTGCCAGGCGCCGCTGTCGCTGCCGTGCGATGTGGAGAGTTTTTACGGAGTGCTGATGGAAATGGACGACGGTGCCGCCGATGTCCGGTGTGGATGTGGACATCCTACTCCGAAGAGAATTGGATCTTAG
- the LOC111778373 gene encoding glutaredoxin-C1-like, translating to MMHYQAERSWEYYMPPTAARDPVDRVLRLAAESAVVIFSVSSCCMCHALKRLLCGMGVSPTVYELDHDPRGKEIERALMRLVGPTAPPVPVVFIGGKLVGSMDRVMASHINGTLVPLLKEAGALWL from the coding sequence atgatgcATTACCAGGCAGAGCGTTCATGGGAATACTACATGCCGCCCACTGCAGCCAGAGACCCAGTGGACCGTGTACTCCGGCTTGCGGCAGAGAGCGCGGTGGTGATATTCAGCGTCAGCAGCTGCTGCATGTGCCACGCCCTCAAGCGCCTGCTATGCGGTATGGGAGTGAGCCCAACCGTGTACGAGCTCGACCACGACCCcagaggaaaagaaattgagaggGCTTTGATGAGGCTCGTCGGACCCACCGCACCGCCGGTGCCGGTCGTATTTATTGGCGGAAAGCTGGTGGGCTCTATGGACAGAGTTATGGCTTCTCACATCAATGGAACTTTGGTCCCTCTTCTCAAGGAAGCCGGGGCCTTATGGCTTTAG